AAAGACGCTGCCCTATGGGCTAAAATGGATGTGCTGCTTACAGATGCATTCATGAAAATGTCTTCAGACCTGCACTTCGGAGCAGGCCCGCGCGACAGTATCACCCTTCAGAAAGATTCTCTCTATGCCACCAGCTTCCTGGTTTCCAGGCTACAGCAGGCATTGAGCGAAAACAACATCAGTGCTTTCTACGATAGTCTGCAACCGGTACATCCAGGCTATGTGGCACTCAAAGAAGGTATCCGCACTTTTAAGGAAAAGTATGACCATATGAAATGGGATACTTTGCCGCTTAACTACACCGATACGCTGGGATTCCGTCAGCTGCTCACTTACAGACTCGTACAGGGCGGCTATATGGACACTACCGGTACTGAGGGCGCAGTAGATACTGTTGCCATCAAAAAAGGTGTGAAAGCTTTCCAGAACGAATTTAACATCTACCCTGATGGCGTTGCCGGCAAACGTACAGTGATAGCGCTGAACAGAACACCGCACGACTGGATCATGCAGGCTGCCGTAAACATGGACCGCTGGCGTAAACTGGCCGATACCATGCCAACGCAGTATATCCTTGTAAATGTACCGGGATATACCATGCGCGTATTTGATTCAGGAGAAGTGAAACTGGAATCCAGGGTGATCGTAGGCGCACCACGCACACGTACACCGATGCTGAATTCCTATATGAGCAACTTCATGCTGTTCCCTTACTGGCGCGTTCCATACAGCATCGTATTCAAGGAAATGTTGCCTGCCATTAAGAAAAATGTTGGTTATCTCGCTTCTAAAAATCTGGAAGTAATTGATAAAAATGGCGAAGCCATTGACCCACATACCATCGACTGGAGCAAAATTACCAAAGACCATTTCCCTTATGTATTACGCCAGATGGATGGTATTGATAACTCACTGGGTATTATGAAATTTAATTTCAGAAATAAATTCAGTGTATATCTTCACGATACCAATAACCGCGGACTGTTTAAAAACTCGATGCGTGCTATGAGCCATGGATGCGTACGTGTACAGCAGTGGGATAGTCTGGCACAATACCTCGTACGTGGCGATACTGCCCGTCATACCGGCGATAGTATCAATGCATGGATCAGCAGAGGTGAAAAGAAACAAATAGATCTGCGTCAGCATGTACCTATTTACCTGCGTTATTTTACGGCAGAAGGTAAGGATGGCAAACTTGTTTTCTTCGATGATATTTATGGAGAAGACAAAGTATTACGCAGAGAAATGAAATATAACTAACTAATCATAAAATAGAATCGCTAAGCATACTTAGCCCTGGTTTGAACTGCTTCATCCATGCAGGCAAACCAGGGCTTTTGCTTTTTCAGGCAGCTATATAAGCTATAAAAAAAATAGCCCCGGTCAGTAATTAACTGCCGGGGCTTATATTTTAAGACGCCTTTAGGGGCGGGCTTATGCTGATTATTTACCCAGTTTCACTTTCAGTGCGCTGTCCAGTGCTTCCAGGAATTCTTCGGTATAGAGGTAATCTTTACCGTGTTCAACTTTGTTGCCATGGATACAAACGGCCAGATCTTTGGTCATTTTACCACTTTCAACAACCTCGATACAAACTTGTTCCAGTGCCTGGCAGAAGTTGATCAGGTCCTGGTTGTTATCGAGTTTACCACGGAATTCCAGACCGCGTGTCCATGCGAAGATGGAAGCGATTGGGTTGGTAGAGGTTGGTTTACCAGCCTGGTGATCGCGGTAGTGGCGGGTTACGGTACCGTGAGCAGCTTCAGCTTCCATGGTTTTACCATCAGGCGTAACCAGGGTGGAAGTCATCAGACCGAGGGAACCAAAACCTTGTGCAACGGTGTCGGACTGAACGTCGCCATCGTAGTTTTTACAAGCCCATACGAAGTTACCATGCCATTTCAGTGCAGAAGCAACCATGTCATCGATCAGGCGATGTTCGTACACCAGACCGTGTTTATCGAATTCAGCTTTGAATTCGTTTTGATAGATGTCTTCGAAGATATCTTTGAAGCGGCCATCGTATTTTTTCAGGATGGTGTTTTTGGTGCTGAGGTACAGCGGCCATTTTTTCATCAGGGCCTGGTTGAAGCAGGAGCGTGCAAAACCTTTGATAGACTCGTCGGTATTGTAC
This window of the Chitinophaga sp. Cy-1792 genome carries:
- a CDS encoding NADP-dependent isocitrate dehydrogenase, translating into MAEKIKVANPVVELDGDEMTRIIWKFIKDKLILPYLDVEIKYFDLGMEHRDATNDQVTIDAANAIKEVGVGIKCATITPDEARVKEFNLKQMWKSPNGTIRNILDGTVFREPIVMSNVPRLVPNWTAPICIGRHAFGDQYRATDFVTKGKGKLTIKFEGENGETQEFEVYNFKGDGVALAMYNTDESIKGFARSCFNQALMKKWPLYLSTKNTILKKYDGRFKDIFEDIYQNEFKAEFDKHGLVYEHRLIDDMVASALKWHGNFVWACKNYDGDVQSDTVAQGFGSLGLMTSTLVTPDGKTMEAEAAHGTVTRHYRDHQAGKPTSTNPIASIFAWTRGLEFRGKLDNNQDLINFCQALEQVCIEVVESGKMTKDLAVCIHGNKVEHGKDYLYTEEFLEALDSALKVKLGK
- a CDS encoding murein L,D-transpeptidase, translated to MKNKKLIISFLLGSGVFVLLACGNNKKKYTAPKQKQIVVNVRELDEVVKESISERLSLLSDNDGLLEDSIRAFRSQALQDFYQVHAHQAEWSDHGKIHPVADSMMEWIQHAEEVGLLPAQYHANALSQTFDQLHNDANARKDAALWAKMDVLLTDAFMKMSSDLHFGAGPRDSITLQKDSLYATSFLVSRLQQALSENNISAFYDSLQPVHPGYVALKEGIRTFKEKYDHMKWDTLPLNYTDTLGFRQLLTYRLVQGGYMDTTGTEGAVDTVAIKKGVKAFQNEFNIYPDGVAGKRTVIALNRTPHDWIMQAAVNMDRWRKLADTMPTQYILVNVPGYTMRVFDSGEVKLESRVIVGAPRTRTPMLNSYMSNFMLFPYWRVPYSIVFKEMLPAIKKNVGYLASKNLEVIDKNGEAIDPHTIDWSKITKDHFPYVLRQMDGIDNSLGIMKFNFRNKFSVYLHDTNNRGLFKNSMRAMSHGCVRVQQWDSLAQYLVRGDTARHTGDSINAWISRGEKKQIDLRQHVPIYLRYFTAEGKDGKLVFFDDIYGEDKVLRREMKYN